The following are encoded together in the Raineyella sp. LH-20 genome:
- a CDS encoding heme-binding protein — protein sequence MSLTRPQTVISLDGARAAIAGAFARATELGVSVNIAVADLGGNLVSFDRMDGAPLMSASIAQDKAVSVVSFNGLPTHGWSELFAGDDDSVGQGIPLRPGLVIFGGGIPIVIDGELVGAVGCSGGSSEEDRAIAEAGAAAVLDR from the coding sequence ATGTCCCTCACCCGTCCGCAGACCGTCATCTCGCTCGACGGTGCCCGCGCCGCCATCGCCGGTGCATTCGCCAGGGCCACCGAGCTGGGCGTTTCCGTCAACATCGCCGTGGCCGATCTGGGGGGCAATCTGGTGAGCTTCGACCGGATGGACGGCGCGCCGTTGATGTCGGCGTCGATCGCGCAGGACAAGGCGGTCTCGGTGGTCTCCTTCAACGGCCTGCCCACCCACGGGTGGTCGGAGTTGTTCGCCGGTGACGACGACTCCGTCGGCCAGGGCATCCCGCTGCGCCCGGGCCTGGTGATCTTCGGGGGTGGCATCCCCATCGTGATCGACGGCGAACTCGTCGGGGCGGTGGGCTGCTCCGGCGGCTCCTCGGAGGAGGACCGGGCGATCGCCGAGGCGGGTGCCGCCGCCGTCCTCGATCGATGA
- a CDS encoding ABC transporter permease: MLALVLLSVLLSRLGELGLGRQQVIASVRAVLQLGVVSFVIVGAVRYVWSALLFVLLMFCIATWTAASRAGVRNALPWVALAIAGGVVPVSAVVFLSRAAPWNGAAIIPIVSIIVGNAMNAHTLVTRRAFPALREQRGQYEAALALGFERPWAIRQIIHPGTAEALVPNIDTTRTVGLVTLPGAFIGVLLGGGSPVQAGASQVLVLIGIMAANAGVAVLVERLASAGRLLPPDLRGILRP, from the coding sequence CTGCTGGCCCTGGTCCTCCTGTCGGTGCTGCTGTCCCGCCTCGGCGAACTCGGCCTGGGGCGCCAGCAGGTGATCGCCTCGGTGCGCGCGGTCCTGCAGCTGGGTGTCGTCTCATTCGTCATCGTCGGCGCGGTCCGCTACGTCTGGTCGGCACTGCTGTTCGTACTGTTGATGTTCTGCATCGCCACCTGGACGGCGGCGAGCCGGGCCGGCGTACGCAACGCGCTCCCCTGGGTGGCGCTGGCCATCGCCGGTGGGGTGGTGCCGGTCTCGGCGGTGGTCTTCCTGTCCAGGGCTGCCCCGTGGAACGGTGCGGCGATCATCCCGATCGTCAGCATCATCGTCGGCAACGCGATGAACGCCCACACCCTGGTCACCCGCCGCGCCTTCCCCGCTCTGCGGGAGCAGCGCGGACAGTACGAGGCCGCGCTCGCGCTCGGCTTCGAGCGGCCGTGGGCCATCCGCCAGATCATCCATCCGGGCACGGCCGAGGCGCTGGTGCCCAACATCGACACCACGCGTACGGTCGGCCTGGTCACCCTGCCGGGCGCATTCATCGGCGTGTTGCTGGGCGGCGGCTCCCCGGTCCAGGCCGGTGCCTCCCAGGTGCTGGTGCTGATCGGGATCATGGCCGCCAACGCCGGCGTCGCGGTGCTGGTCGAGCGACTGGCCAGCGCCGGCCGGCTGCTGCCGCCGGACCTGCGGGGCATCCTGCGTCCCTGA
- a CDS encoding IclR family transcriptional regulator, which yields MAANQPAESRTWAVTTLARSRGDRQETRQGELKSVGTALDVLECFSVDGELGVSDIARRLDIAKSTAHRLLSTMASRRIVERNPRTGRYRLGIHLFELGHLAQARFDLRQVAMPTMLELSRQTNYVVNLSVPDGADVVFIERLEIGAGAKVLASSGRRLPSHVTSSGKVMAAYSPEAAHARSEAGFPPRVSHTIRSLAEWEATLEEVRRLGYAHADNESYEGISTVAVPLLDLQQQAYAALSLLGPTERLAPQVPTLARLLHTAAQRISRSLGR from the coding sequence ATGGCCGCGAACCAGCCCGCCGAGAGCAGGACCTGGGCGGTGACGACCCTCGCGCGGTCCCGTGGTGATCGCCAGGAGACCCGCCAGGGGGAGCTCAAGTCCGTCGGGACCGCCCTCGACGTGCTCGAGTGCTTCTCCGTGGACGGGGAGCTCGGCGTCTCCGACATCGCCCGTCGACTCGACATCGCCAAGAGCACGGCCCACCGACTGCTCAGCACGATGGCCTCGCGGCGGATCGTCGAACGCAATCCCCGCACCGGGCGCTATCGGCTCGGGATCCATCTCTTCGAGCTGGGGCACCTCGCCCAGGCGCGGTTCGACCTGCGCCAGGTCGCCATGCCAACGATGCTGGAGCTGAGCCGCCAGACCAACTACGTGGTGAACCTGTCGGTGCCCGACGGCGCCGACGTCGTCTTCATCGAACGGCTCGAGATCGGCGCCGGCGCCAAGGTGCTGGCCAGCTCCGGCCGCCGACTGCCCAGCCATGTCACCAGCTCCGGCAAGGTGATGGCCGCGTACAGCCCGGAGGCGGCCCACGCGCGCAGCGAGGCGGGGTTCCCGCCCCGGGTGAGCCACACCATCCGCAGCCTCGCCGAGTGGGAGGCGACCCTCGAGGAGGTGCGCCGACTCGGCTACGCTCACGCCGACAACGAGTCGTACGAGGGCATTTCGACCGTGGCGGTGCCGCTGCTCGACCTGCAGCAGCAGGCGTACGCCGCGCTGTCCCTGCTCGGCCCGACCGAGCGACTGGCGCCCCAGGTGCCGACGCTGGCCAGGTTGCTGCATACCGCAGCCCAGCGGATCAGCCGCTCCCTCGGCCGCTGA
- a CDS encoding S1C family serine protease has translation MSERPGSPSFEPPAGSSPSGPPQAGQPAGQPQAGRAQAPYGQPPYAEPWQASPQWQPPAPGQAPGPLQTRRRTRNGSGRLVALVLVGALLGGGVGSAATLAVTGTGGQVVQGGGTTTPVVQGNGNAVDWATVAKSVEPAVVSITVSSGSSGAQGSGVILDVQGHIATNNHVVSGGQNGQIQVTLNNNTIYNATIVGTDPGTDLAVIKMTDPPKDLTPIAFGDVSKVAVGDPVMAIGNPLGLSGSVTTGIVSALHRPVRSSTSEQQQPQSPFSQGQNQTADSTVVTDAIQTSAAINPGNSGGALVNASGQLIGLTSSIATLGGSSGSQSGNIGIGFAIRADQVRSVTQELIAKGSATTPLLGVTTADGVGTVDGQQVVGAEVKSVTSGSPAAQAGITEGDVITAMDGVPITGSVSLAARVRSQQVGDAVTLDVSRNGGTRQVKVTLVGR, from the coding sequence ATGTCGGAGCGCCCCGGTTCCCCGTCGTTCGAGCCACCGGCCGGGTCATCGCCGTCCGGGCCGCCCCAGGCCGGGCAGCCCGCCGGCCAGCCCCAGGCCGGGCGGGCCCAGGCACCGTACGGTCAGCCGCCGTACGCGGAGCCGTGGCAGGCCTCCCCGCAGTGGCAACCGCCCGCCCCCGGGCAGGCCCCCGGCCCGCTGCAGACCCGCCGCAGGACGCGCAACGGCTCGGGGCGGCTGGTCGCCCTGGTGCTCGTCGGCGCCCTGCTCGGCGGCGGCGTCGGCTCGGCGGCCACCCTTGCCGTCACCGGCACCGGCGGCCAGGTCGTCCAGGGCGGCGGCACCACCACGCCGGTCGTCCAGGGCAACGGCAACGCCGTCGACTGGGCGACCGTGGCGAAGTCTGTCGAGCCGGCGGTGGTGTCCATCACGGTGAGCAGCGGATCCAGCGGTGCGCAGGGATCGGGCGTCATCCTCGATGTCCAGGGCCACATCGCCACCAACAATCACGTGGTGAGCGGCGGCCAGAACGGGCAGATCCAGGTGACGCTCAACAACAACACCATCTACAACGCCACCATCGTCGGGACCGACCCGGGCACCGACCTGGCCGTGATCAAGATGACCGATCCGCCGAAGGACCTGACGCCGATCGCCTTCGGTGACGTGTCGAAGGTCGCGGTCGGCGACCCGGTGATGGCGATCGGCAATCCGCTCGGCCTGTCCGGCAGTGTGACCACCGGCATCGTCTCCGCCCTGCACCGGCCGGTCCGGTCCTCCACCAGCGAGCAGCAGCAGCCGCAGTCGCCGTTCAGCCAGGGTCAGAACCAGACCGCCGACTCCACCGTCGTCACCGACGCGATCCAGACCTCGGCCGCGATCAACCCGGGCAACTCCGGTGGCGCCCTGGTGAACGCCTCCGGTCAGCTGATCGGCCTGACCTCCTCGATCGCCACCCTCGGCGGTTCGTCGGGCAGCCAGTCCGGCAACATCGGCATCGGCTTCGCGATCCGCGCCGACCAGGTGCGGTCGGTCACCCAGGAACTGATCGCCAAGGGCTCCGCCACCACCCCGCTGCTCGGTGTCACCACGGCCGACGGCGTCGGCACGGTCGACGGCCAGCAGGTCGTGGGCGCCGAGGTCAAGTCGGTCACCTCCGGGTCGCCGGCCGCGCAGGCCGGCATCACCGAGGGCGATGTGATCACCGCCATGGACGGGGTGCCGATCACCGGCTCGGTCAGCCTGGCGGCGCGGGTGCGCAGCCAGCAGGTCGGCGACGCCGTCACCCTCGACGTCAGCCGCAACGGGGGCACCCGCCAGGTCAAGGTCACCCTCGTCGGGAGGTGA
- a CDS encoding catechol 2,3-dioxygenase translates to MAIMRMGYAHVRVTDLAEARQHYTQTLGLNEVAAADNKVYFKGWDEWDHHSVVLEEGGVGLVKFGFKAQYADDLADIENKAQAFGATTERISKGEELEVGEILRIHTPSGHLFDVYHDITSGQSDVGNVNPEAFPRDLRGIGAPALDHALITAEDVGQMERFLHDVFGYWTAEKVATSLDPADQHNIAIWMTASNQIHQLAVLEGPQSKLHHFAFRLEEGWEITRAADLFAMDDVPIDIGPTRHGITRGKTVYFFDPAGNRNEVFAGGYYSYPDRPMVTWTPDALGKAIFYHARELNERFTTVLT, encoded by the coding sequence ATGGCGATCATGCGAATGGGCTATGCCCATGTCAGGGTCACTGACCTGGCAGAGGCCCGCCAGCACTACACCCAGACCCTCGGCCTCAACGAGGTCGCGGCGGCCGACAACAAGGTGTACTTCAAGGGCTGGGACGAGTGGGACCACCACTCGGTCGTCCTCGAGGAGGGCGGCGTCGGCCTGGTGAAGTTCGGCTTCAAGGCCCAGTACGCCGACGATCTGGCCGACATCGAGAACAAGGCCCAGGCCTTCGGTGCCACCACCGAGCGCATCTCGAAGGGTGAGGAGCTCGAGGTCGGGGAGATCCTGCGGATCCACACCCCGTCCGGCCACCTGTTCGACGTCTACCACGACATCACCTCCGGTCAGTCCGACGTCGGCAACGTCAACCCGGAGGCGTTCCCGCGCGACCTGCGCGGCATCGGCGCCCCGGCCCTCGACCACGCGCTGATCACCGCTGAGGACGTCGGCCAGATGGAGCGCTTCCTCCACGACGTCTTCGGCTACTGGACCGCTGAGAAGGTCGCCACCTCGCTCGACCCGGCCGATCAGCACAACATCGCCATCTGGATGACCGCGTCGAACCAGATCCACCAGCTGGCCGTCCTCGAGGGCCCGCAGTCGAAGCTGCACCACTTCGCCTTCCGCCTGGAGGAGGGCTGGGAGATCACCCGCGCCGCTGACCTCTTCGCCATGGACGACGTGCCGATCGACATCGGCCCGACCCGCCACGGCATCACCCGCGGCAAGACCGTGTACTTCTTCGATCCGGCGGGCAACCGCAACGAGGTGTTCGCCGGCGGCTACTACTCCTACCCGGACCGCCCGATGGTCACCTGGACCCCGGACGCCCTGGGCAAGGCGATCTTCTACCACGCCCGCGAGCTCAACGAGCGCTTCACCACCGTCCTCACCTAG
- a CDS encoding 2-keto-4-pentenoate hydratase has protein sequence MDSISRTSAAEALLEANRSGVSIPPLRETYPDLTIEDAYEIQMLTVRSWLTEGRTVGGYKVGLTSPAMQKQLGVAQPDFGHIFTDQFYLENMPMDLSGHILPRVEPEIAFVLKEDLRGPGVTLVDALRAVDFVLPALEVVDSRVRDWDIKIGDTVADNASGGGVVLGSTPCYLGDLDLRLVGCTMHKNGKVVGTGAGGAVLGSPINALVWLANTVGPLGTTLEAGKVVLPGSVTKMVPVGPGDRVTATFGGLGSVTAVIANTSKEN, from the coding sequence GTGGATTCGATCAGCCGGACCAGTGCCGCGGAGGCGCTGCTCGAGGCCAACCGCAGTGGGGTGTCGATCCCGCCGTTGCGCGAGACCTACCCCGACCTCACCATCGAGGACGCCTACGAGATCCAGATGCTGACCGTACGCAGCTGGCTGACCGAGGGACGCACCGTCGGCGGCTACAAGGTCGGCCTGACCTCCCCGGCGATGCAGAAGCAGCTGGGCGTCGCGCAGCCGGACTTCGGCCACATCTTCACCGACCAGTTCTATCTGGAGAACATGCCGATGGACCTGAGCGGGCACATACTGCCCCGGGTCGAGCCGGAGATCGCCTTCGTGCTGAAGGAGGACCTCCGCGGCCCCGGCGTGACCTTGGTGGACGCCCTGCGCGCGGTCGACTTCGTCCTGCCCGCGCTCGAAGTGGTCGACTCCCGGGTCCGCGACTGGGACATCAAGATCGGTGACACCGTCGCCGACAACGCCTCCGGCGGCGGTGTCGTGCTCGGTTCCACACCCTGCTACCTCGGCGACCTCGACCTGCGGCTGGTCGGCTGCACCATGCACAAGAACGGCAAGGTCGTCGGCACCGGCGCCGGTGGCGCCGTCCTCGGCTCGCCGATCAACGCGCTGGTCTGGCTCGCCAACACCGTCGGCCCTCTGGGCACCACGCTGGAGGCAGGCAAGGTCGTCCTGCCCGGCTCGGTGACGAAGATGGTCCCGGTCGGCCCCGGCGACCGGGTGACCGCCACCTTCGGCGGGCTCGGCTCGGTGACCGCCGTGATCGCCAACACCTCGAAGGAGAACTGA
- a CDS encoding HD domain-containing protein, whose translation MGGHDNGDRLVRAHADSAAPIGRGAVIDRETREARERATLRPGAALSHGAGDRPREEEPDPERTCFERDRDRIVHATAFRRLAGKTQVVVHPTDHQRTRLTHALEVTQVASAIARGVGANVALTEAIALGHDCGHGPGGHASEDAFDPYLPEGYDHGPWGADVALTDLNLCAQTSDGIRNHSWSRPAPGTIEGEIVSWADRIAYCAHDLEDAARAGIVAVADVPAEVAAVCGRDRKAQIRTFVRAVVRTVSEHGEVAMGADEAAALAGLRSFNYERIYTRPDSVAQSRAVVDVLRALVDHYAHRPELLPSAPDAPADSPEVVRAAITWIGGMTDRYAFGVATRVLRWDPGRLPKAIRDFA comes from the coding sequence ATGGGAGGCCACGACAACGGCGACCGGTTGGTCCGGGCGCACGCCGACTCCGCGGCGCCGATCGGCCGCGGTGCGGTGATCGACCGGGAGACCCGGGAGGCCCGGGAGCGGGCCACCCTGCGCCCGGGAGCGGCTCTCTCGCACGGCGCCGGCGACCGACCCCGGGAGGAGGAGCCGGATCCGGAGCGCACCTGCTTCGAGCGGGACCGGGACCGGATCGTGCACGCCACCGCGTTCCGCCGGTTGGCCGGCAAGACCCAGGTGGTCGTCCACCCCACCGACCACCAGCGCACCCGGCTCACCCACGCCCTCGAGGTCACCCAGGTCGCCTCCGCGATCGCCCGCGGAGTGGGGGCGAATGTGGCGTTGACCGAGGCGATCGCCCTCGGCCATGACTGCGGCCACGGTCCCGGCGGGCACGCGTCCGAGGACGCTTTCGACCCGTACCTCCCGGAGGGCTACGATCACGGCCCCTGGGGCGCGGATGTCGCGCTGACCGATCTCAACCTGTGCGCCCAGACCTCCGACGGCATCCGCAACCATTCCTGGTCACGACCCGCCCCGGGCACCATCGAGGGGGAGATCGTCTCCTGGGCGGACCGGATCGCGTACTGTGCGCACGACCTGGAGGATGCCGCCCGGGCCGGGATCGTCGCCGTGGCGGACGTCCCGGCCGAGGTGGCCGCTGTCTGCGGACGGGACCGGAAGGCCCAGATCCGGACCTTCGTCCGGGCAGTCGTCCGCACCGTCAGCGAGCACGGGGAGGTCGCCATGGGGGCCGACGAGGCCGCCGCGCTGGCCGGCCTGCGGTCCTTCAACTACGAGCGGATCTACACCCGTCCCGACTCGGTCGCCCAGTCCCGGGCGGTGGTCGACGTGCTCCGGGCGCTGGTCGATCACTACGCCCACCGTCCCGAGCTGCTGCCGTCCGCCCCTGACGCGCCCGCCGACTCGCCCGAGGTGGTGCGGGCGGCGATCACCTGGATCGGTGGGATGACCGATCGGTACGCCTTCGGGGTGGCGACCCGGGTGTTGCGCTGGGACCCGGGCAGACTGCCGAAAGCAATACGGGATTTCGCCTAG
- a CDS encoding 2-hydroxymuconic semialdehyde dehydrogenase, which produces MHKVITPRNVANFINGQYVETGNTFDVLYPVTGEVTAQVHAAGQAEVDAAVAAARAALSGPWGKLTTDERIGLVLDIADGITKRFDDFLELEVLDTGKPYSVASHVDIPRGAANFKAFAHTLKEHATETFRMDTPDGNGAWNFGVRRPRGVIGIISPWNLPLLLMTWKAGPALAMGNTVVVKPSEVTPSTASLLGEVMNAVGVPAGVYNVVNGFGATGAMLTSHPDVDGITFTGETVTGSIIIKATADTLKATSMEMGGKNAGIVFEDADLDLAVKELGRSCFLNTGQVCLGTERVYVHESVFDEVRDRLKDYAENQLAYGYPDDAAMNFGPVVSDEHRDKVLSYYQLAEEEGATVVTGGGAPTFGDERDGGSWVQPTIWTGLAHDSRVATEEIFGPAVALIPFSDEDEVIKLANDTKYGLSATFFTRDMSRALRVAPQLEAGIVWVNSWFLRDLRTSFGGMKHSGIGREGGVHGLEFYTEISNVCIKI; this is translated from the coding sequence ATGCACAAGGTCATCACGCCGCGTAACGTCGCCAACTTCATCAACGGCCAGTACGTCGAGACCGGCAACACCTTCGACGTCCTCTACCCGGTCACCGGCGAGGTCACTGCACAGGTCCACGCGGCCGGGCAGGCAGAGGTCGACGCGGCGGTCGCCGCCGCCCGCGCCGCCCTGAGCGGTCCGTGGGGGAAGCTCACCACCGACGAGCGGATCGGGCTCGTCCTGGACATCGCCGACGGCATCACCAAGCGGTTCGACGACTTCCTCGAGCTCGAGGTCCTCGACACCGGCAAGCCGTACTCGGTCGCCTCCCACGTGGACATCCCGCGCGGCGCGGCCAACTTCAAGGCGTTCGCGCACACCCTCAAGGAGCACGCCACCGAGACCTTCCGGATGGACACCCCGGACGGCAACGGCGCGTGGAACTTCGGGGTGCGCCGACCGCGTGGCGTCATCGGCATCATCTCGCCGTGGAACCTGCCGCTGCTGCTGATGACCTGGAAGGCCGGCCCGGCCCTGGCGATGGGCAACACCGTCGTGGTGAAGCCCTCCGAGGTCACCCCGTCGACCGCATCGCTGCTCGGTGAGGTGATGAACGCGGTCGGCGTCCCGGCCGGCGTCTACAACGTGGTCAACGGCTTCGGCGCGACCGGTGCGATGCTCACCTCGCACCCCGACGTCGACGGCATCACCTTCACCGGTGAGACCGTGACCGGCTCCATCATCATCAAGGCGACCGCCGACACACTGAAGGCCACCTCGATGGAGATGGGCGGCAAGAACGCCGGCATCGTCTTCGAGGACGCCGACCTCGACCTGGCGGTCAAGGAGCTCGGCCGCTCCTGCTTCCTCAACACCGGTCAGGTCTGCCTCGGCACCGAGCGGGTGTACGTCCACGAGTCGGTCTTCGACGAGGTCCGCGACCGGCTGAAGGACTACGCCGAGAACCAGCTGGCGTACGGCTACCCGGACGACGCCGCGATGAACTTCGGCCCGGTGGTCTCCGACGAGCACCGCGACAAGGTGCTGTCGTACTACCAGCTCGCCGAGGAGGAGGGCGCCACCGTCGTCACCGGTGGCGGCGCGCCGACCTTCGGCGACGAGCGGGACGGCGGCTCGTGGGTGCAGCCGACCATCTGGACCGGCCTGGCGCACGACTCGCGCGTGGCGACCGAGGAGATCTTCGGCCCGGCCGTCGCGCTGATCCCGTTCTCCGACGAGGACGAGGTGATCAAGCTGGCCAACGACACCAAGTACGGTCTGTCGGCGACCTTCTTCACCCGCGACATGTCGCGGGCCCTGCGGGTCGCCCCGCAGCTCGAGGCCGGCATCGTCTGGGTGAACTCCTGGTTCCTCCGCGACCTGCGCACCTCGTTCGGCGGCATGAAGCACTCCGGCATCGGCCGTGAGGGCGGCGTGCACGGGCTGGAGTTCTACACCGAGATCTCCAACGTCTGCATCAAGATCTAG
- a CDS encoding fumarylacetoacetate hydrolase family protein: MAWDYESVAAELLACEDEIREREPISDEWPELAGDIAGAYAIQDANLAKRLARGEKLIGVKLGLTSRAKQQRMGVDTPFVAWLTDAMILPAGDPVPLDRLIHPRIEPELVFVMKDRLEGPGVTAAQAMAAVGQVQGGGEVIDSRYRNFRFTAGDVIADNASSGRFSTGPIAVRPEDIDLSTEAVLVEVDGQIVDSATGAAVQGHPGEALALAANDLAKRGLAIEPGWIVLTGGITDAYFATAAGSIAFHFTNLGSVHFHADGE; this comes from the coding sequence ATGGCCTGGGACTACGAGAGCGTCGCCGCGGAGCTGCTCGCCTGCGAGGACGAGATCCGCGAGCGTGAGCCGATCAGCGACGAGTGGCCCGAGCTGGCCGGCGACATCGCCGGGGCGTACGCCATTCAGGACGCGAACCTGGCCAAGCGCCTGGCCCGCGGCGAGAAGCTGATCGGCGTCAAGCTGGGGCTGACCTCCCGCGCCAAGCAGCAGCGGATGGGTGTCGACACGCCGTTCGTCGCCTGGCTGACCGATGCGATGATCCTGCCCGCCGGAGACCCGGTGCCGCTGGACCGGCTGATCCATCCGCGGATCGAGCCGGAGCTGGTCTTCGTGATGAAGGACCGCCTCGAGGGACCCGGTGTCACCGCAGCCCAGGCGATGGCCGCAGTGGGCCAGGTGCAGGGGGGTGGCGAGGTGATCGACTCCCGCTATCGCAACTTCCGGTTCACCGCTGGCGACGTCATCGCCGACAATGCCTCCTCCGGCCGGTTCTCCACCGGCCCGATCGCGGTCCGGCCCGAGGACATCGACCTGTCCACCGAGGCCGTCCTGGTCGAGGTCGACGGCCAGATCGTCGACTCCGCGACCGGTGCCGCGGTGCAGGGCCACCCCGGCGAGGCGCTGGCGCTGGCCGCCAACGACCTGGCCAAGCGCGGCCTGGCGATCGAGCCCGGTTGGATCGTGTTGACCGGCGGCATCACCGACGCCTACTTCGCGACCGCCGCCGGCTCCATCGCCTTCCACTTCACCAACCTCGGGTCGGTCCACTTCCACGCGGACGGTGAATGA
- a CDS encoding 2Fe-2S iron-sulfur cluster-binding protein: MTTVTVHPTGEVVEVRDGETIMGAFYRTGYAMRIGCKRGGCGFCKIDVHEGDFVYERPVSDEVVTPEEAAQGVCLPCRAVPSQDMVVEFRENSLRLVNPLMRYMLSGKESSAHQPRTRVPV, translated from the coding sequence ATGACGACGGTGACTGTGCACCCGACCGGCGAGGTGGTCGAGGTGCGTGACGGTGAGACCATCATGGGCGCCTTCTACCGCACCGGGTACGCGATGCGCATCGGCTGCAAACGAGGTGGTTGCGGCTTCTGCAAGATCGACGTGCACGAGGGCGACTTCGTCTACGAGCGCCCGGTGTCGGACGAGGTCGTCACGCCGGAGGAGGCAGCCCAGGGGGTGTGCCTTCCCTGCCGCGCCGTGCCGAGCCAGGACATGGTCGTCGAGTTCCGGGAGAACTCGTTGCGATTGGTCAACCCCCTGATGCGCTACATGCTCTCCGGCAAGGAGTCCTCGGCACACCAGCCGAGGACTCGTGTCCCGGTGTGA
- a CDS encoding 2-hydroxymuconate tautomerase produces the protein MPLVECTLVEGRTPEQLRALITELTQAVMTSVGAPQQSIRVIVREVPKTHFAAGDETIAERQARLAAEQG, from the coding sequence ATGCCTCTCGTCGAATGCACCCTTGTCGAGGGTCGTACGCCGGAACAGCTCCGGGCGCTGATCACCGAACTGACCCAGGCGGTGATGACGTCGGTCGGGGCACCGCAGCAGAGCATCCGGGTCATCGTGCGCGAAGTCCCGAAGACGCACTTCGCCGCCGGTGACGAGACCATCGCCGAACGTCAGGCCCGGCTGGCCGCCGAGCAGGGCTGA